In the Gymnodinialimonas sp. 202GB13-11 genome, one interval contains:
- a CDS encoding formate dehydrogenase subunit gamma: MSTTAAPHESADISAIIQKNIGLEGPLLPILHDVQAAFGHVPDTARAPIADALNITEAELHGVISFYHDFRRQPAGKTVLKICRAEACQAVGANDLSDKVLKLLGLDWHGTSADGRITVEPVYCLGLCACGPAAMIDNKVIGRVTAEALVAEVSQ; the protein is encoded by the coding sequence ATGTCGACCACAGCCGCCCCGCATGAAAGCGCCGATATCAGCGCGATCATCCAGAAAAACATCGGCCTTGAAGGGCCTTTGCTGCCGATCCTGCATGATGTGCAGGCGGCGTTCGGCCATGTGCCGGATACGGCCCGCGCGCCCATCGCGGATGCGCTGAACATCACCGAGGCTGAACTGCATGGCGTGATCTCTTTCTACCACGACTTCCGCCGTCAACCGGCGGGCAAGACAGTGCTCAAGATCTGCCGGGCCGAAGCCTGCCAGGCGGTTGGGGCCAATGATCTGTCTGACAAGGTGTTGAAGCTTCTGGGTCTGGATTGGCACGGCACCTCTGCCGATGGGCGTATCACGGTGGAGCCGGTCTATTGCCTTGGCCTTTGCGCTTGCGGCCCGGCGGCGATGATCGACAACAAAGTGATTGGCCGCGTAACGGCTGAGGCGCTGGTGGCGGAGGTCTCTCAATGA
- the fdhF gene encoding formate dehydrogenase subunit alpha encodes MKDFIIPWDDRDMGTPAVEGAPVTLTVDGFEVTVPEGTSVMRAAAEIGMSIPKLCASDNLEAFGSCRLCVVEIEGRRGTPASCTTPVAEGMVVRTQSSKVKKIRKGVMELYISDHPLDCLTCAANGDCELQDMAGAVGLRDVRYEAPENAPLANHFEARQGVQDNPEWMPKDDSNPYFTYDPSKCIVCNRCVRACEEVQGTFALTIEGRGFDSRVSAGGPDNDFLTSDCVSCGACVQACPTATLEEKSVIELGTPERSVVTTCAYCGVGCSFKAELNGDELVRMTPYKHGEANRGHSCVKGRFAWGYANHQDRILSPMIRDSIDQPWKEVSWEEAMDFTAKRLKSLQEKHGRKSIGVITSSRCTNEETYLVQKLARGVFMNNNTDTCARVCHSPTGYGLGQTFGTSAGTQNFDSVQHTDVAVIIGANPTDGHPVFASRLKKRLRQGAKLIVIDPRRTDIVRSAHIEASHHLPLRPGTNVAVVTALAHVIVTEKIYDEAFIRERCDWDEFQDYAAFVSDPRHSPEMTEVLTGVPAKELREAARLYATGGNGAIYYGLGVTEHSQGSTTVMGIANLAMMTGNIGREGVGVNPLRGQNNVQGSCDMGSFPHELPGYRHVKGDEVRAIFESKWNVKIDPEPGLRIPNMLDAAVAGDFKGLYCQGEDILQSDPDTHHVQAGLAAMECVIVHDLFLNETANYAHVFLPGSTFLEKDGTFTNAERRINRVREVMKPKQGYADWEVTQLLAQAMGADWNYNHPSEIMDEIAETTPGFANVNYDMLEERGSVQWPCNDNAPDGSPIMHIDGFVRGKGRFINTEYVATDERTGPRFPLLLTTGRILSQYNVGAQTRRTENSVWHSEDVLEIHPHDAEVRGVKEGDWVKLASRAGETSLRATLTDRVVPGVVYTTFHHPDTQANVITTDYSDWATNCPEYKVTAVQVGLSNGPTEWQREYNAQAERSRRIQTAAE; translated from the coding sequence ATGAAAGATTTTATCATCCCCTGGGACGATCGCGATATGGGCACACCCGCCGTTGAGGGCGCGCCCGTCACGCTGACGGTTGACGGGTTTGAGGTGACTGTGCCGGAAGGCACCTCCGTTATGCGCGCGGCGGCTGAGATCGGCATGTCGATCCCCAAGCTCTGCGCGTCGGACAACCTCGAAGCGTTCGGTTCTTGCCGGTTGTGCGTGGTCGAGATCGAGGGCCGTCGCGGCACGCCTGCCTCCTGCACCACACCTGTGGCTGAGGGCATGGTGGTGCGCACACAATCCAGCAAGGTGAAGAAGATCCGCAAGGGCGTGATGGAGCTTTATATCTCCGACCACCCGCTGGATTGCCTGACCTGTGCGGCGAATGGCGATTGCGAATTGCAGGACATGGCAGGCGCCGTCGGCCTGCGCGATGTGCGCTATGAGGCGCCTGAAAACGCCCCTCTCGCCAACCATTTCGAAGCGCGTCAAGGCGTTCAGGACAACCCCGAATGGATGCCGAAGGACGACAGCAACCCCTATTTCACCTACGACCCGTCCAAATGCATCGTCTGCAACCGCTGCGTCCGCGCCTGCGAGGAAGTGCAGGGAACCTTCGCGCTGACCATCGAAGGCCGTGGCTTCGACAGCCGCGTCTCCGCCGGTGGCCCGGACAATGATTTCCTGACCTCCGATTGCGTCTCCTGCGGGGCCTGCGTGCAGGCCTGCCCAACCGCGACGCTCGAGGAAAAATCGGTCATCGAGCTTGGCACGCCCGAACGCTCCGTCGTCACCACCTGCGCCTATTGCGGCGTCGGCTGCTCATTCAAGGCCGAACTGAACGGCGACGAACTCGTCCGCATGACGCCTTACAAACATGGCGAGGCCAACCGGGGCCATTCCTGCGTCAAAGGCCGTTTCGCCTGGGGCTACGCCAACCACCAGGATCGTATTCTCAGCCCGATGATCCGCGACAGCATCGACCAGCCATGGAAGGAAGTCAGCTGGGAAGAGGCCATGGACTTCACCGCCAAGCGCCTGAAATCGCTTCAGGAAAAGCATGGCCGCAAATCCATCGGCGTGATCACGTCCTCGCGCTGCACGAATGAGGAAACCTACCTCGTCCAGAAGCTCGCCCGCGGCGTCTTCATGAACAACAACACCGACACCTGCGCCCGCGTCTGCCATTCGCCCACCGGCTACGGCCTGGGCCAGACCTTCGGCACCTCCGCCGGGACGCAGAACTTCGACAGCGTGCAGCACACGGACGTCGCCGTCATCATCGGGGCGAACCCGACGGACGGCCACCCGGTCTTTGCCTCACGTCTGAAAAAGCGCCTGCGCCAAGGCGCGAAGCTCATCGTGATCGACCCGCGCCGCACCGATATCGTGCGCTCGGCCCATATCGAGGCGTCGCACCACCTGCCGCTTCGCCCGGGCACCAACGTGGCCGTCGTCACGGCGCTGGCCCATGTCATCGTCACCGAGAAGATCTATGACGAGGCCTTCATCCGCGAGCGCTGCGATTGGGATGAATTCCAGGATTACGCGGCCTTCGTCTCCGACCCGCGCCACAGCCCCGAGATGACCGAAGTGCTGACCGGCGTGCCCGCCAAAGAGCTGCGCGAGGCCGCCCGCCTTTACGCCACCGGCGGCAACGGCGCGATCTACTACGGCCTCGGCGTCACCGAGCATTCCCAAGGCTCAACAACTGTCATGGGCATCGCGAACCTTGCCATGATGACCGGCAATATCGGGCGCGAAGGCGTTGGCGTGAACCCGCTGCGCGGCCAGAACAACGTGCAGGGCTCCTGCGACATGGGATCATTCCCGCACGAACTGCCCGGCTACCGCCATGTGAAGGGCGACGAAGTCCGCGCGATCTTCGAGAGCAAGTGGAACGTCAAGATCGACCCCGAACCGGGTCTGCGCATCCCCAACATGCTGGATGCCGCCGTCGCGGGGGACTTCAAGGGCCTCTACTGCCAGGGCGAAGACATCCTGCAATCGGACCCTGACACGCACCACGTCCAGGCGGGCCTTGCCGCGATGGAATGCGTGATCGTCCATGACCTGTTCCTGAACGAGACGGCGAATTACGCCCATGTCTTCCTGCCGGGCTCCACCTTCCTCGAAAAGGACGGGACCTTCACCAATGCCGAACGCCGCATCAACCGCGTGCGCGAGGTGATGAAGCCGAAACAGGGCTACGCCGATTGGGAAGTCACCCAGCTTCTGGCGCAGGCCATGGGCGCGGATTGGAACTATAACCATCCGTCTGAAATCATGGACGAAATCGCCGAAACCACGCCCGGCTTCGCCAACGTCAACTACGACATGCTGGAAGAGCGTGGCAGCGTCCAATGGCCCTGCAACGACAATGCGCCCGATGGCTCACCCATCATGCATATCGACGGCTTCGTGCGCGGCAAGGGGCGGTTCATCAACACCGAATATGTCGCTACCGATGAACGCACCGGCCCGCGTTTCCCGCTGCTGCTAACCACGGGCCGCATCCTGTCGCAGTACAATGTCGGCGCGCAGACCCGGCGGACGGAAAACTCCGTCTGGCATTCCGAGGATGTGTTGGAAATCCACCCCCACGACGCCGAAGTGCGCGGCGTCAAAGAAGGCGATTGGGTCAAGCTGGCTTCGCGTGCGGGGGAAACGAGCTTACGTGCCACACTCACCGACCGGGTTGTGCCTGGGGTTGTCTACACGACCTTCCACCACCCGGACACGCAGGCCAATGTCATCACCACCGATTACTCCGACTGGGCCACGAACTGCCCGGAATACAAGGTGACGGCGGTGCAAGTCGGCCTGTCGAACGGCCCGACCGAATGGCAGCGCGAGTATAACGCACAGGCCGAGCGCTCGCGCCGCATCCAGACGGCGGCGGAGTAA
- a CDS encoding formate dehydrogenase beta subunit, producing MKVWVPRDAAAKALGADAVATAFEAAGAEVVRNGSRGMIWLEPLVEVERDGVRVGYGAATPADVPAILDGSADSLGPVEEIPFYAKQNRLTFQRCGVIDPLSLAEYEAHGGLAGLRRAIEKSDADIVAEVTESGLRGRGGAGFPTGIKWETVRKADGPQKYIVCNADEGDSGTFADRMIMEGDPFCLIEGMTIAGLGVGATKGYIYLRSEYPDAIEVMNTAIEIARENNILGRVLNSSHEFDIEVRVGAGAYVCGEETSLLNSLEGKRGVVRAKPPLPALEGFLGRPTVVNNVISLATVPVIFEKGAAHYASFGLGRSKGTMPIQIAGNVKQGGLFETAFGMPLGELVNDIAGGTASGTPVKAVQVGGPLGAYFAPEKFDTPFAYEPFDGAGGLIGHAGVVIFDETADMLGMARFAMEFCAVESCGKCTPCRIGAVRGVETIDRIGQGDASAIPLLVDLCETMKDGSLCALGGFTPYPVMSALEQFPEEFAVAQEAAE from the coding sequence ATGAAGGTCTGGGTTCCCCGCGACGCCGCCGCAAAGGCGCTCGGCGCAGATGCCGTGGCCACCGCGTTCGAGGCCGCTGGTGCCGAGGTTGTCCGCAACGGCTCTCGCGGCATGATCTGGCTGGAGCCGCTGGTTGAGGTGGAGCGCGACGGCGTGCGTGTGGGCTATGGCGCCGCGACACCCGCGGATGTGCCCGCCATCCTCGATGGCTCTGCCGATAGCCTTGGCCCGGTCGAGGAGATCCCGTTCTACGCTAAGCAAAACCGCCTGACATTCCAACGCTGCGGCGTGATCGACCCGCTTTCGCTGGCGGAATACGAAGCCCATGGCGGCCTTGCGGGTCTGCGCCGCGCGATTGAGAAGTCGGATGCCGATATCGTGGCCGAAGTCACCGAGAGCGGTCTGCGGGGCCGGGGTGGCGCGGGCTTCCCCACCGGCATCAAGTGGGAGACGGTCCGCAAAGCCGATGGCCCACAGAAATACATCGTCTGCAACGCCGACGAAGGCGACAGCGGCACCTTCGCCGACCGTATGATCATGGAAGGCGACCCGTTCTGCCTGATCGAAGGCATGACGATTGCAGGCCTCGGCGTGGGGGCCACGAAGGGCTACATCTACCTCCGCTCGGAATATCCCGACGCGATTGAGGTGATGAATACGGCCATTGAAATTGCGCGAGAAAACAACATTCTGGGTCGCGTTCTTAATTCATCACATGAATTCGATATCGAGGTCCGCGTTGGCGCAGGCGCCTATGTCTGCGGCGAAGAAACCAGCCTGCTGAACTCGCTCGAAGGCAAACGCGGCGTCGTGCGCGCCAAGCCACCGCTCCCTGCGCTCGAAGGCTTCCTGGGTCGTCCCACCGTGGTCAACAACGTGATCTCTCTGGCAACCGTCCCGGTGATTTTTGAGAAGGGCGCGGCCCACTACGCCAGCTTCGGCCTCGGCCGTTCCAAGGGCACGATGCCGATCCAGATCGCGGGCAACGTCAAGCAAGGCGGCCTGTTTGAAACCGCCTTCGGCATGCCACTGGGCGAGTTGGTCAACGACATCGCCGGCGGCACGGCGTCCGGCACACCTGTCAAGGCGGTGCAGGTCGGCGGCCCACTCGGCGCCTATTTCGCGCCTGAGAAATTCGACACGCCCTTCGCCTATGAGCCCTTTGACGGCGCTGGTGGCCTGATCGGCCACGCGGGCGTTGTGATCTTCGACGAAACCGCAGACATGCTCGGCATGGCCCGCTTCGCCATGGAATTCTGCGCCGTGGAAAGCTGTGGCAAATGCACGCCCTGCCGCATCGGCGCCGTGCGCGGGGTCGAGACCATCGACCGGATCGGGCAGGGCGATGCCTCTGCCATCCCGTTGCTGGTGGATCTCTGCGAGACGATGAAAGACGGCTCGCTCTGCGCATTGGGCGGCTTCACGCCGTACCCCGTCATGTCCGCCCTTGAACAATTCCCCGAAGAATTCGCCGTCGCTCAGGAGGCCGCAGAATGA
- a CDS encoding LysR family transcriptional regulator — MINKLEMFIAVAREGHFGRAAESLGLTQPTLSTGIKQLEESLGVQLIFRGSRFGGLTPEGQRALVWARQLVSDARTFRQEMRTARHGLSGIVRLAVIPTALTWAAHLSAQFAEAHPNVRFTILSRTSAEILKMLENLEIDAGLSYLDNEPLGRVTTEPLYRESYTLVTHRESDLALQDKVEWADLAGERICLLTPDMQNRRIINEAFMEAGITPEAQVESNSTVVLAAHVEAGGWITVLPHDMAQFLCAGKPDLVIRPIDGGGMDHAVGLVAPYREPHTPVIDALIKATRALGRNQS, encoded by the coding sequence ATGATCAACAAACTCGAAATGTTCATCGCCGTCGCGCGGGAGGGTCACTTTGGCCGCGCCGCCGAAAGCCTCGGCCTGACCCAGCCCACGCTGTCCACCGGGATCAAACAGCTTGAGGAAAGCCTCGGTGTGCAACTGATCTTTCGCGGTTCCCGCTTTGGGGGGCTGACACCCGAAGGCCAGCGCGCGCTTGTCTGGGCGCGGCAGCTGGTCAGCGATGCCCGCACCTTCCGGCAAGAAATGCGCACCGCCCGCCATGGGCTCAGCGGCATCGTCCGACTGGCCGTGATCCCGACCGCGTTGACCTGGGCCGCGCACTTGTCGGCCCAATTTGCCGAAGCCCACCCCAATGTGCGTTTCACGATCCTTAGCCGCACCTCGGCTGAGATCCTCAAGATGCTGGAAAACCTCGAAATTGATGCGGGCCTGTCCTACCTTGATAACGAACCGCTCGGGCGCGTCACGACGGAGCCGCTGTACCGGGAAAGCTATACGCTCGTGACCCACCGCGAAAGCGATCTGGCCTTGCAGGACAAGGTCGAATGGGCCGATCTGGCCGGAGAACGGATCTGCCTGCTGACGCCAGATATGCAGAACCGCCGCATCATCAACGAAGCCTTCATGGAGGCCGGGATCACGCCCGAGGCGCAGGTCGAAAGCAACTCCACCGTCGTGCTAGCCGCCCATGTGGAGGCCGGTGGCTGGATCACGGTTCTGCCCCATGACATGGCGCAATTCCTGTGTGCCGGGAAACCTGATCTGGTCATCCGTCCCATTGATGGCGGCGGAATGGACCACGCCGTAGGCCTCGTTGCACCCTATCGGGAGCCGCACACACCGGTCATCGACGCCCTGATCAAAGCCACGCGCGCATTGGGTCGAAACCAATCCTGA